TCATGTAGAAACATATATGTCTGTATATAAAAAATCAGTGGCCAACCTCTGATTAATGGCAGCTGCTAGCACAAGGCTTTTTCAGAATTTTAAATTTGCTTCCACATGATTCGGGCACTAGATAATATTTGACTCTACGAGATAGAAAACTTGAACAAAATTAAGGTAAAATGTACGCATTCTCAGAATTTTAGCTGCACTGGAAATTGTGTTTTTGTAAGATCTCCAGGGGCCGACCACTCGAGTGGATCAAAGGCCTTAAATCCACGTACCATATCATCTCCCCATAGAAAAGTTGAGCTTGTGTGTTGATTTTCCCCGCGAATTAAAATAGGCAATTGATGAAAATGTCTACCACCTTGGGGACAATCGCCCTTTAAGACAGGGAACATTACTGCATGCATCCATTTATCTAAATGCTGCAATATTAACTTTACAACATCTTCATGATGTCCACCTAAAGGCATCCCCTTGGCATTTCTCAACAAATACAGACTGCACATGCATACTTCATAGGTATGCACAGACATAATTAAGCTTATGGGgaaggagatatatatatatatatatatatatatattatatatgtagtaCGTACATGTATAGTTTTCTTCATGATCCTTTTTGAAAGTTCTATTGTATAGTTTTCTtcatgatatatttatatatgtagtaTGTACATGTATAGTTTTCTTCATGATCCCTTTAGAAAGTTCTATTGTACAGTTTTCTTCATGACCCTTTTTGAATGTTATATTGAAGATAATAGAGAAAATAGAGTAGAACATTCAGAAAGGTCCCGAAGAAAATTATATACAGTATATGTGTATCATATCACCATATATTATGGTTTATATTGCCAGTAAAATAAAACATTCAAAAGGATCTTgaaaaaaaactatataatatgCATTTACCATATCACCAATACAACATTTGAAAGAGCCTTGAAGAAAAACTATGCATATATGCATCCTATCACCCATAAGtgttatatatacacacacacatacatttatatatgtatatatacatatatacatgtacacacacacacacacatatatatatacatacatatatacacatttatatatatatatgtatgtatgtatgtatgtatgtatgtatgtatgtatgtatgtcaGTGTACCTAAAAATATAATTCTAGGCATATACTAGTGTACCTAAAAAAATAAGTCTATAATACATGCCTCAAGATGGTGTAGCGTACACACTATATTATATATGGTTGGATTTTAAAATTACGGAGGCTAAAACTGAAGAATGTTTAGATTGTGTTCCTACTagctttttctgttttttttttttttttctttggataGAAACCTAATAATAGGCTGTATTACtatttaaatatatcttcaaattTTAATGGGATAAATTATGCAAAGGACATACGTACGGAGACAGCAATCCAGCCAGCTAGTTACAAATACAGGAGTACTGTGCAGCAGCACCAGTCGAAGCCAACTATATCTAAAATTATTCAATATGCTTTCCATTTAGAAAATCAATATTGTCTCAAACATTAACTGGATTTTCTCATATTAATGTAAACTATGTcaactttgtttttctttttctgtaGATATGGTGGAGCTTCAATTTACAGGGTTATATTTAAAGCATGAGAATGATCAAACTCTTTTTCACCAGAAAATTGATTAAAGAATCCTCAGGGAGCAAATAAAGAAGTGAaaaaagtatatgagaatgaagTAAAAGAAAAcgaaagcaaaaacaaaaacaagaaccAAAACAAAAGCATTTCCTAAACAAGAGTTCTAAGACAAACCTCTCAAGGCTTCTCTTCTTCAAAACATCAAAAACAAAGGAGCTAGCAAGCAGCTTGCTACCCAGCTACGGCCTTCAAATTACTacatgttctcttctcttctcagCTTGTTTAGAAGTGCAGTGATTAGGGCATCCCTCTTCTCAGCCCTAGCCTCTTCTCTCATCCTTCTTTGCTCTTCCCTTTCCCTCCACCTTCTATCCATCATTATCCTCTCATTCTCCAAGCTCTGCATGGCCTTTCTCCACTCCATCTCCTTCATTGTCCTCTCCTTTTCCCTTGCCTCGTACGCTTCTTGCCACTGCATCTCTATTTGCATCTGTTGCTTCAGGAAGTCCTccaaaatctctctcaaattaTTAATATTTCCACCACTGCTGCTTCCACCTCCACTGGTAGTACTCGTATGGCccttaatcttcttcttctttctaccCGTTCCCTTATCGCCATCGCTCTCTTCATTCTCCTCCTCATCCTCGGAAGAGAAATGCCCAGCTTTCTTCCTCGACCCGCCCGCTCCGCCTTCTGCTTCACTCCATAGCATTCTCTGCATCCTCGCCGCAAAAATTGCCTGAAGCTCATTATAAAATGGGAACTGCTGCCGCAGGGCTTCTGGTTCCATCGTTTCACATCCCtatatatcaaaatatataccaaaaacGTGCATGAATTAGGCTTTATATTTATTCTCATCCCCTCAtcataaaaacaaaaaggaaagaaACCCATggagctagctagctagctagctttaCATATATACAGTTTGTGAGGTTTTatgaagaaataaaaagaagcaAAAGCTTTGCGAATGGGGGCTTATAAAGAGAAGCAATCAATACATTTAGTACTGTTCTATGGGGGTTTTTGTGATCAAGTTCATGTCATATACATAAATagacacacatatacatataatccAATACCTTATTtttgagtatatatgtatatgtacatcTTTTCTTGTTCATAGACTAAATAAAGGGTAAGGGTAATTCATATTTAGACTGATAATAATGGTGATGATGACGAGGAAAGAAGATCGATTTACCTTGTATCTGGTGACGAGATTCTTCCACTTGCACTTGCACTGTTCTGCACTGCGATTGTAGCCCTTTTCCTTCATCTTGGTGGCGATGACTTCCCAGAGAAGCTTGTTGCGTTTTGTCTCCATGAAGGTTTGATCCAGCTCGGCTCTGATCATCAAGAACTCCCGCGTCTCTTGAATACTCCACTGGGGGAACCTGTCACCCCCAGTCGTATCAATACTCACACtcatatgatgatgatgatgatgtgcCCCCTGATCCATATCTGGGTATATTACCCTTGCTTGCTCCCTTCCTTTCGAAACCCCACAACTCCAAATTCCCtgctatataatatatatttatcgATAAAAAGATGATTTGATTCGCACAACAAAGCAAGATCCGAATGAATAATCAGATaatcagagagagagaaaggggtaTATGGTGAAGTTGAGAGGGATTTGTGAAGGTGGTGTGAACAGAGACGTGTGTGAAACGTCAAAGAGAAAGCAAGATTTTTATTCTTGGAGGGGAAGGGAGAGATGTTGTCAAAGGAAGCGTTTTATTTTATTGTTCAGATTTCAGGAAACGAAACCAAACAAGCtttcttcctttcatttctctctttctttcttcctttctctGTCTAattttctctttcctttattttcttctGACCCCCACTCTGCCCCCCGCCCTTAATAGTTCCCCTCAGTCTCATCTCTCTACGCGGAAACTcaccctgctctctctctctctctctcttaaaagaaaaaaagggaaaaaaaattcacATCCCCATTTGTTCCCATTGCGTTTACATGTCGTCACGCTTACGAGGAAGCCGATCACACAGAAGGGACGGTGGTCACGCTGCTGGTGGGGGCTTTATTCGCTGCATTCAGATGTACAGAACTTGCTCTCtaagctttcttttttttttttttttttttaaaaaaatcttttaatattttaatctttttaaattttaaattttaaaaaaattttaattttcaaaaatatcttcaCAAAAATCTATAAAATGCGCGTAGACTTTAAAATAACAAGAAATCAAATAGTTTTATATTATTGTTTCTATAATGTCAGAATACAACCCATAAATATCCACCTCAAAATGTATCCCTTATTTATACAAGTCAAGTACTCTTAATATTAGTActttataattaataaattataaattgctattaaaaaattattttccaaaagCATTTTTCTTACCAATTTTATTCgaatccttttttaaaaaaaataaataaatatattttggagCCTGTGGGCAGGCATCCAGATTGTACGTGGTGGCTGTAGTACTGCTGCATGGATTTCCATACtacatttcttttttcttttttctgctttttctctttttataaCGTTCTGGGCTGTGGGCCGTCTGTTTTCTTCTTCTGATCTCCGACGCGTTTAGCGACGGCTGACCCACGTGTGCCAGCCTACCACCGCCATCCACGTGGCTCGCATGCAGACCTCAGAAGACGTGCGGGTTGAAATCGTTGGACCCAGCGGGGGCGCGGTTCACACCTCCCGCGCGCCGAATATTCGGTCCGGTGCTCGCCTTAATGTTTGACCCCCGAACAGCTTTTCTCCGGTTCGTGCAGTTAGCAAATGAAAGCCCGACGCGTGGGAACGTCGGCCCCCCGCCACCTGAGGCAACGGCGAATAGTGTTTGGGTCTTGGAATTGACCGACTTTCTTGTGAAATTTGTAACGGTAAAAGGAGACTTCCGACTTCCATTAATGGGAGATTGCGTTTGACCTTTCTGACGGAAATTCCATGGGTGAGACTAGgaccctttatttttatttttttttaattcaccCACTGAGTCACTCACTGGGTGAGCCGGGCGCAGCACAGGTTGGCATGGATCACCGTCAGGGGACCGGCGCCTTTACCCCCTATGCGACTTCTTTTCCTCATTTCTCGCGTTAGGCCTCGCATGGCCCAAATTACAGTTGTAAGAAACATATATTATTGTCAGTATTATCATTGTACTAtatattctttttaaaaaaattgtacgCGGCATTATCCATCTGTAACTtgctcttttttcttttgtttttttggaggtaaacctttttttttttttttttttttttttaatgcaaagtTTTCAACGGCACGAGAGGCTCTAACTGCctaagaacaaaatttttatgcTAAGGTCGTATTTGGTAATTGAAAATTAGCTTTAAGAATTGGAATCAGAATCAGAATGattgattttcatttctaacgtttatttttattcttataatTTCATGTTGCAATGGGATTCCCCCTTTTACTTACATTTTGATTCATGTCATAAAATAGTGTTacaaaatatgatatttttatttacatttaataaattacatattaaaatataaaacttataaaatataatacacaAAGTATAATCAATCAATGATTATCAAActgattttattataaaaaattatttattacatagaatagtaaaataatattatatggtaattatatttgtaatatttttattttatattaaattaattgaatagaTTTTCTATACTAGCTAGACTCATTTCCGattcctatgcctatatatatatatcaaacacTATTATATAATTTCGATTATGATTCTGTATCGAACTAAACATGAAGGAGAAATCTGACATTACGTTTCTAATTCTAGTAAATTCCAATTTCGAATCCAATTGTGGACCAAACCCTACCtaacagaaaaaagaaaaggcACAAATGTTCAAATACCACCGAGAGACCAACCAACTTAGAGAAAAACCATATCTATAGATATAAAGACACTGAATAATAGGCTTGTATGCCTTAGCAAGTATTGAGAAGGCTAAAACCCCATATCTACTTTAAAAGACGAAAAGATGAATCGTACAACCTAAAGGGTCAGTGCCAACTCAGCATTATCTTTAATTGTGGTTTCATTTTTCCTTTATATCTTGAAGCTTTATTAAATCCTTCTTTTATATTGATCAAATAATATACAAAAATACATATATGATGATGGTGTCCTGTTGTAATTTTATTGGCTACTTCTAAAAAAGTTAAGCATATCAACTTCTCCTCAATGTTGTCTTATACTTATAAATTTAACttcaagaaaaattaaaaattcaaaacattCAAGTTGACAGCTGTATTGAAATTCACTTTATAGCTAAGTTATCTTATGTATAATGATTGAAAATAAGTATCAAGGGTCCACTAAACAACGTAAATAAGGATTTTTGGGTAAATTATATGTACTGTTGGTTTAATTTTCTTTG
This Malania oleifera isolate guangnan ecotype guangnan chromosome 11, ASM2987363v1, whole genome shotgun sequence DNA region includes the following protein-coding sequences:
- the LOC131168050 gene encoding trihelix transcription factor GT-3b; this encodes MDQGAHHHHHHMSVSIDTTGGDRFPQWSIQETREFLMIRAELDQTFMETKRNKLLWEVIATKMKEKGYNRSAEQCKCKWKNLVTRYKGCETMEPEALRQQFPFYNELQAIFAARMQRMLWSEAEGGAGGSRKKAGHFSSEDEEENEESDGDKGTGRKKKKIKGHTSTTSGGGSSSGGNINNLREILEDFLKQQMQIEMQWQEAYEAREKERTMKEMEWRKAMQSLENERIMMDRRWREREEQRRMREEARAEKRDALITALLNKLRREENM